From a single Staphylococcus epidermidis genomic region:
- a CDS encoding class I SAM-dependent rRNA methyltransferase, which translates to MKLATLNKGKETKYLNHYPLIDEEDLFEHDHLKEGDLITLVTEQQQYIATGYIGRQHKGLGWVLSYNQNEEINTLFFKRLFEAALEERQYYFNIEGTNAFRLFNAEGDGVGGLTIDNYNGHLLIQWYSKGIYKFRFPILEAIKEVYEYTSIFEKMRFKGTSYTGGFVEGNAPEFPIVVEENFTFYNVDLNDGLMTGIFLDQKEVRKKLRDQFSERRHVLNLFSYTGAFSVIAAENANSTTSVDLANRSRGLTEENFGLNGINPKSQYIYVMDTFDFYNYAGRHGHQYDTIVIDPPSFARNKKKTFSVQKDYNLLIEGALNILSPGGTLLLCTNSSAFSLKAFKNVIKKTLAQNNIVYEINEVMGLPKDFKTHPHYKPSKYLKAVFVTIKH; encoded by the coding sequence ATGAAACTTGCTACGCTAAATAAAGGCAAAGAAACAAAGTATTTAAACCACTATCCATTAATAGATGAAGAAGATTTATTTGAACATGATCATCTTAAAGAAGGTGATTTGATAACACTGGTGACAGAGCAACAACAATATATAGCTACTGGATATATTGGAAGACAACATAAAGGATTAGGATGGGTATTGAGTTATAATCAAAATGAAGAGATTAACACTTTGTTTTTTAAACGTTTATTTGAAGCTGCATTAGAAGAGCGACAATACTATTTCAACATAGAAGGTACAAATGCATTTAGATTATTTAATGCTGAAGGTGACGGTGTAGGTGGCCTGACAATTGATAATTATAACGGACATCTTTTAATTCAATGGTATTCGAAAGGAATATATAAATTTAGATTTCCTATCTTAGAAGCAATCAAAGAGGTATATGAATACACTTCAATTTTTGAGAAAATGCGTTTTAAAGGTACTTCCTACACTGGTGGCTTTGTAGAAGGTAATGCTCCTGAATTTCCTATCGTTGTAGAAGAAAATTTTACCTTTTATAATGTAGACCTAAACGATGGTCTTATGACTGGTATATTTTTAGATCAAAAAGAAGTTAGAAAAAAATTAAGAGATCAGTTTTCAGAAAGACGACACGTACTTAACTTATTCAGTTACACTGGAGCGTTTTCAGTAATAGCAGCTGAAAATGCAAACTCAACAACAAGTGTAGACTTAGCAAATCGCTCTAGAGGGCTAACTGAAGAAAATTTTGGTTTAAATGGTATTAATCCTAAATCTCAATATATTTATGTTATGGATACGTTTGATTTTTATAATTATGCAGGACGACATGGACATCAATACGATACAATTGTTATTGATCCACCTAGCTTTGCGAGAAATAAGAAAAAAACATTCTCTGTTCAAAAAGATTATAATTTATTAATTGAAGGAGCCCTTAACATTTTATCGCCAGGAGGTACATTACTATTATGTACGAATTCAAGTGCATTTTCTCTTAAGGCATTTAAAAACGTAATAAAGAAAACATTAGCCCAAAATAATATTGTATATGAAATAAATGAAGTAATGGGGTTACCTAAAGATTTTAAAACTCATCCTCACTACAAACCTTCAAAATATTTAAAAGCAGTATTTGTAACAATAAAACATTAA
- the auxA gene encoding lipoteichoic acid stability factor AuxA, with the protein MSFLRKHTEIIFSYIIGIVSLFTGLIIFINLPLIKQFKGDKKVDTHVHNVWEFLNAFFAEIIKVMSKFIGGFPITSAIVIIVFGILVMLLGHTLFRTIKYDYDISIFFLVIGIMYFIITLLLMTQVYGFFAIVFIIPFTVHIGYIVYKDELNQDNRKNHYMWIIVTYGMSYLITQISLYGRIDANEIESIDILSVNTFFIIMWLLGQMAIWNFLFLRRSLPLTKEELGEEEPELSRTNKGNVSNQTKVHLKQLQNKTTEYARKTRRSVDLDKIRAKRDKFKQKINSIVDIQEDDIPNWMKKPKWVKPMYVQLFCGVIILFFAFLEFNNRNALFLTGEWELSQTQYVVEWVTLLLLLFIIIIYIATTLTYYLRDKYYYLQLFMGSILFFKFLTEFINIMVHGLLLSIFITPILLLMLIAMIVAYSLQLREK; encoded by the coding sequence ATGTCTTTTCTTAGGAAACACACCGAAATTATATTTAGTTATATCATCGGTATCGTTTCACTTTTTACAGGTCTCATTATTTTTATTAACTTACCTTTAATCAAACAATTTAAAGGTGACAAAAAGGTTGATACGCATGTGCATAACGTATGGGAATTCCTAAATGCCTTTTTTGCCGAGATTATAAAAGTGATGAGTAAATTTATTGGTGGCTTTCCAATTACAAGTGCCATAGTAATCATCGTATTTGGTATTCTAGTGATGCTGTTAGGTCACACTTTATTTAGAACTATTAAATACGATTATGACATTTCAATTTTCTTTTTAGTTATTGGCATTATGTACTTTATCATTACATTATTGCTAATGACACAAGTGTATGGCTTTTTTGCTATCGTCTTTATTATTCCTTTTACAGTTCATATTGGTTACATAGTTTATAAAGATGAGTTGAACCAAGACAATCGAAAGAACCATTATATGTGGATTATTGTAACTTATGGAATGAGTTATCTTATTACCCAAATTTCGCTATATGGACGTATTGACGCAAATGAAATTGAATCAATTGATATTTTAAGTGTAAATACATTCTTCATTATTATGTGGTTATTAGGTCAGATGGCTATATGGAATTTCTTATTCCTAAGACGTTCATTACCACTCACTAAAGAAGAATTAGGCGAAGAGGAACCTGAACTTTCAAGAACTAATAAAGGCAATGTATCTAATCAAACTAAAGTTCACTTAAAACAACTACAAAATAAGACAACCGAGTATGCACGTAAGACTAGAAGAAGTGTTGATTTAGATAAAATTAGAGCCAAAAGGGACAAATTTAAGCAAAAAATTAACAGCATAGTAGATATACAAGAGGACGATATTCCAAATTGGATGAAAAAACCTAAATGGGTTAAACCTATGTATGTTCAATTGTTTTGTGGTGTAATTATTCTGTTTTTTGCTTTTCTAGAATTTAATAATAGAAACGCATTATTCTTAACTGGTGAATGGGAGTTATCACAAACGCAATATGTAGTTGAGTGGGTAACATTATTATTGCTACTTTTCATTATTATTATTTATATTGCAACTACATTAACTTATTATTTAAGGGATAAATATTATTATTTACAACTCTTTATGGGCAGTATTTTATTCTTTAAATTTCTTACAGAATTTATCAATATTATGGTACATGGATTATTATTATCAATTTTCATTACGCCAATCTTATTATTAATGCTTATTGCAATGATTGTTGCTTATTCTTTACAGTTGAGAGAAAAATAA
- the graF gene encoding glycopeptide resistance-associated protein GraF, which translates to MTNKEFEKKSAEKAKEVEEKLKEQNEEKTDDIEQTKKDIQDTLD; encoded by the coding sequence ATGACAAATAAAGAATTCGAAAAAAAATCAGCAGAAAAAGCCAAAGAAGTAGAAGAAAAACTTAAAGAACAAAACGAAGAAAAAACAGATGATATCGAACAAACAAAGAAAGATATTCAAGATACACTAGATTAA
- a CDS encoding oleate hydratase, whose translation MYYTNSNYEAFARPKKPENVDNKSAYLIGAGLASLAAACFLIRDGQMKGENIHILEELDISGGSLDGINMEHHGYVVRGGREMENHFECLWDLFRSIPSLEQTNASVLDEFYWLNKEDPNYSKCRAIESGGKRIDTDGDFTLTKKAIKEILNLCLMKEEDLDDVKITDVFSRDFLNSNFWLYWKTMFAFEPWHSAMEMRRYLMRFVHHIGGLADFSALKFTKYNQYESLVLPMIEYLKSHSVNFEFGVQVNNILVDATPSTKIAREIILTRDDKEESIPLTVNDLVFVTNGSITESSTYGDNDHPAPITHSLGGSWTLWKNLANQSPEFGRPEKFCDHIPAKSWFVSATATTDNKKIISYIEQLCKRDVLSGRTVTGGIISVANSSWQLSFTVNRQQQFKKQPKNQVSVWIYALYSDEKGDFIKKPITECTGSEICQEWLYHMGVPQEEIVELAQSECNTIPVYMPYVTAYFMPRAYKDRPLVVPNGSKNLAFIGNFAETARDTVFTTEYSVRTAMEAVYQLLDVDRGVPEVYASEFDARVLMDAFYELNDRKSLHELVNKNFIKRSVLNTVLKKIRGTFIEELLRKHKLL comes from the coding sequence ATGTATTATACAAATAGTAATTATGAAGCGTTTGCTCGGCCTAAAAAACCTGAAAATGTTGATAATAAATCAGCCTATTTGATAGGGGCTGGATTAGCTTCTTTAGCTGCAGCATGTTTTTTAATTAGAGATGGACAAATGAAAGGCGAGAATATCCATATTTTAGAAGAGTTAGATATCTCAGGAGGAAGTTTAGATGGCATCAATATGGAGCATCATGGCTATGTAGTACGTGGTGGCAGAGAAATGGAAAATCATTTTGAATGCTTATGGGATTTATTCAGAAGTATACCATCACTTGAGCAAACTAATGCTTCTGTGTTAGACGAGTTTTATTGGTTAAATAAAGAAGACCCTAATTATTCTAAATGTAGAGCGATTGAAAGTGGAGGTAAGCGTATTGATACTGATGGTGATTTTACATTAACAAAAAAAGCAATTAAAGAAATTTTAAATTTATGTTTGATGAAAGAAGAAGATTTAGACGATGTTAAAATCACTGATGTCTTTTCAAGAGACTTTTTAAATTCTAATTTTTGGCTTTATTGGAAAACAATGTTTGCATTCGAGCCATGGCATTCAGCGATGGAGATGCGTAGATATCTTATGCGTTTTGTGCATCATATTGGTGGTTTAGCAGATTTTAGTGCATTAAAATTTACTAAGTATAATCAATATGAATCTTTAGTATTACCGATGATAGAATATCTAAAATCACATAGCGTGAACTTTGAATTTGGAGTACAAGTGAATAATATTTTAGTTGATGCAACACCATCTACTAAAATTGCTAGAGAAATCATTTTAACTAGAGATGATAAAGAAGAATCTATCCCGTTGACAGTTAATGACTTGGTATTTGTTACTAATGGAAGTATTACCGAAAGTTCAACCTATGGTGATAATGACCACCCTGCTCCTATAACACATTCTTTAGGTGGTAGTTGGACATTATGGAAAAACTTAGCTAATCAAAGTCCTGAATTCGGAAGACCTGAGAAATTCTGTGATCACATTCCAGCTAAAAGTTGGTTCGTATCAGCAACGGCAACAACAGATAATAAAAAAATAATCTCATATATCGAACAATTATGTAAAAGAGATGTTTTATCAGGTCGGACAGTCACAGGCGGTATCATTTCTGTCGCTAATTCGAGTTGGCAACTTAGTTTTACAGTGAACCGTCAGCAACAATTTAAGAAACAACCTAAAAATCAAGTTAGTGTATGGATTTACGCATTATACTCTGACGAAAAAGGAGACTTCATTAAAAAACCAATCACGGAATGTACTGGTAGTGAAATCTGTCAAGAATGGTTATATCATATGGGTGTTCCACAAGAGGAAATTGTTGAATTAGCTCAATCAGAATGTAACACGATTCCTGTTTATATGCCATATGTAACTGCATATTTCATGCCTAGAGCATACAAAGATCGACCGTTAGTAGTACCGAATGGCTCTAAAAATTTAGCATTTATTGGAAACTTTGCAGAAACAGCACGGGATACTGTATTCACTACAGAATATTCAGTTAGAACAGCTATGGAAGCTGTTTATCAATTATTGGATGTTGATAGAGGTGTACCTGAAGTTTATGCCTCTGAATTTGATGCACGCGTACTGATGGATGCATTTTATGAATTAAATGATCGTAAATCTTTACATGAACTTGTTAATAAAAACTTTATTAAAAGATCAGTATTAAATACAGTGCTGAAGAAAATACGTGGTACTTTCATTGAAGAATTGTTACGTAAACATAAATTACTATAG
- a CDS encoding ECF transporter S component: MSKGLKLSEILVTVLISVVFAIIYNLWWFVYNIVQVAGIHLEQLTYGVWFMAAVVCYLIIPKPGIALLAEIAAGAGETIVMGKFDIPTIIYAILQGLACEIIFAIFKYKSRSAAVAMLAGLATALISFPVDYFYGYLNEVAGWNLLLFIVFRSISGIVLAGLVSYWIVKALDKTGVTKFFRPASQQDYDNL; the protein is encoded by the coding sequence ATGTCAAAAGGTTTGAAACTATCTGAAATTCTTGTGACAGTTTTAATTTCAGTAGTATTTGCCATCATTTATAACTTATGGTGGTTTGTTTACAATATTGTACAAGTTGCGGGTATTCACTTAGAACAACTTACATATGGTGTATGGTTTATGGCAGCAGTCGTTTGTTACTTAATCATTCCTAAGCCAGGTATAGCATTATTAGCAGAAATCGCAGCTGGAGCTGGTGAAACGATTGTTATGGGAAAATTTGATATACCTACTATCATATATGCGATATTACAGGGATTGGCTTGTGAAATTATATTTGCTATTTTTAAATACAAATCACGTTCTGCTGCTGTAGCAATGCTTGCTGGGTTAGCAACTGCTTTAATCTCTTTCCCAGTGGATTACTTCTATGGTTACTTAAACGAAGTTGCTGGATGGAACTTACTACTATTTATAGTTTTCCGTTCAATTAGCGGAATTGTATTAGCTGGTTTAGTTTCATACTGGATTGTCAAAGCATTAGATAAAACCGGTGTAACTAAATTCTTTAGACCAGCATCACAACAAGATTACGATAACCTATAA